From Streptomyces chrestomyceticus JCM 4735, one genomic window encodes:
- a CDS encoding DUF3224 domain-containing protein — translation MRASGTFDVADFTPAPVASPAIETALPVGVATMRKQYEGQVTGGSATLFTAAFDQATGTGTYVAMESFEGTLDGQAGAFNFAHSATTLGEGRESEFFVIVPGSGKGALAGISGTGGVAVDADGTHRIWFDYELGR, via the coding sequence ATGAGAGCTTCAGGAACGTTCGACGTCGCCGATTTCACGCCGGCGCCGGTGGCGAGCCCCGCGATCGAGACGGCGCTGCCCGTCGGTGTCGCCACGATGCGGAAGCAGTACGAAGGCCAGGTGACCGGGGGCTCCGCGACCCTGTTCACCGCCGCGTTCGACCAGGCCACCGGGACGGGGACGTACGTCGCGATGGAGTCCTTCGAAGGGACGCTCGACGGGCAGGCGGGCGCCTTCAACTTCGCGCACTCCGCGACGACCCTGGGTGAAGGACGGGAGAGCGAGTTCTTCGTCATCGTCCCGGGCAGCGGGAAGGGGGCCCTGGCCGGGATATCCGGAACCGGTGGCGTGGCCGTCGACGCGGACGGCACCCACCGGATCTGGTTCGACTACGAGCTGGGCCGGTAG
- a CDS encoding S1 family peptidase, with the protein MVRRVRVLLLTAALLLTGSVIWSAPASAVIGGAKSTYGPWAVRMLIDGQPTCTGTAVAPQWILTASHCFYEQAQPVADKRISFRVGNLDMRKGTTVRPLPGKRVGSTADMMLVKVPKMNIPTARLATAGVRVGQTVRQYGWGATCTDDENACQSPVLKQSDLRVVRPDDRRCKGYTAPGGPDFCMEKVTGIPAGGDSGGPVMSIGAQGTETLLGVFNGSDRETVAQAGEVSQQLAWIRSVIRH; encoded by the coding sequence ATGGTGCGTCGAGTTCGTGTGCTGCTGTTGACGGCCGCACTGCTGCTGACAGGTTCGGTGATCTGGTCCGCGCCGGCCTCCGCCGTCATCGGCGGGGCGAAGAGCACCTACGGCCCGTGGGCGGTACGCATGCTCATCGACGGCCAGCCCACGTGTACGGGGACGGCGGTCGCCCCGCAGTGGATACTCACGGCCTCGCACTGCTTCTACGAGCAGGCGCAGCCGGTCGCCGACAAGCGGATCTCCTTCCGGGTCGGCAACCTCGACATGCGCAAGGGCACCACGGTCCGGCCGCTGCCCGGCAAGCGGGTGGGCAGCACCGCCGACATGATGCTCGTCAAGGTCCCGAAGATGAACATCCCCACGGCGCGCCTGGCCACGGCCGGCGTCCGCGTCGGCCAGACCGTGCGGCAGTACGGGTGGGGCGCCACCTGCACCGACGACGAGAACGCCTGCCAGTCCCCCGTGCTCAAGCAGTCGGACCTGCGGGTCGTACGGCCGGACGACCGCCGCTGCAAGGGCTACACGGCACCGGGCGGCCCGGACTTCTGCATGGAGAAGGTGACCGGGATTCCGGCCGGCGGCGACTCCGGCGGTCCGGTGATGAGCATCGGAGCGCAGGGCACCGAAACGCTCCTCGGCGTCTTCAACGGCTCGGACCGGGAGACGGTCGCCCAGGCCGGAGAGGTCTCCCAGCAACTCGCCTGGATCCGCTCGGTCATCCGCCACTAG
- a CDS encoding FAD-dependent monooxygenase, whose product MTSTLRPHALISGAGIGGPALAYWLHRYGYAVTVVERAPVLRTGGYKVDLRGVAIEVADRMGVLPEIRRASTDMRTGAYVNDDGRRVATLPADIFGARVDGDDEIMRGDLTRILHDRTRGDVEYVFGDSISSLADDGTGVDVTFERGTPRRFDLVVGADGLHSTVRRLAFGDESRYLRHIGAYIAAFSIPGELAAPGEELYHLTPGRLVCTYSASGERGANGAKAWLCFRSPRLDYDHRDADGQRALLATAFEGAGWQVPRLLDASRTAADFYFDGLDLIEMDRWSRGRVVLLGDAAHCASPASGQGTGMALVGAYVLAGELAAAGGDPRTAFARYEAEMQPYVTANQRMAEKFVPQMTPASRAAIRFRHVMLRMLPHLPWKNYVAKKLAEDVQRCAHAITLKPYGTRRPAPALTSAQAGTFCPGGASLHA is encoded by the coding sequence ATGACCTCCACACTCCGTCCCCACGCCCTCATCTCCGGCGCCGGCATCGGCGGCCCCGCCCTCGCGTACTGGCTGCACCGTTACGGCTACGCCGTCACCGTGGTCGAGCGCGCGCCCGTACTCCGGACCGGCGGTTACAAGGTCGACCTGCGCGGCGTCGCGATCGAGGTCGCGGACCGGATGGGCGTACTGCCGGAGATCCGGCGCGCCAGTACGGACATGCGGACCGGCGCGTACGTGAACGACGACGGGCGGCGGGTGGCCACGCTGCCCGCCGACATCTTCGGCGCCCGGGTGGACGGCGACGACGAGATCATGCGCGGCGACCTGACCCGCATCCTCCACGACCGCACGCGCGGCGACGTGGAGTACGTCTTCGGCGACTCGATCAGCTCGCTCGCGGACGACGGCACGGGGGTGGACGTCACCTTCGAACGCGGGACGCCGCGCCGTTTCGACCTGGTCGTCGGCGCGGACGGCCTGCACTCCACCGTCCGCCGCCTGGCCTTCGGCGACGAGTCGCGCTATCTGCGGCACATCGGCGCGTACATAGCGGCCTTCAGCATCCCGGGCGAGCTGGCGGCGCCCGGCGAGGAGTTGTACCACCTCACGCCCGGCCGCCTCGTCTGCACGTACAGCGCGTCCGGTGAACGCGGCGCCAACGGCGCCAAGGCGTGGCTCTGCTTCCGTTCGCCCCGGCTGGACTACGACCACCGGGACGCGGACGGCCAACGCGCGCTGCTGGCGACCGCGTTCGAGGGCGCCGGCTGGCAGGTGCCGCGCCTCCTCGACGCGTCCCGCACCGCCGCCGACTTCTACTTCGACGGGCTCGACCTGATCGAAATGGACCGCTGGTCGCGCGGGCGCGTGGTGCTGCTGGGCGACGCCGCGCACTGCGCGTCACCCGCGTCGGGACAGGGGACGGGGATGGCGCTGGTGGGCGCGTACGTACTGGCCGGGGAACTCGCGGCGGCGGGCGGCGACCCCCGTACCGCCTTCGCGCGCTACGAGGCGGAGATGCAGCCGTACGTCACGGCGAACCAGCGGATGGCGGAGAAGTTCGTACCGCAGATGACGCCCGCCTCCCGGGCCGCCATCCGGTTCCGGCACGTGATGCTGCGGATGCTGCCCCACCTGCCGTGGAAGAACTACGTGGCGAAGAAGCTCGCCGAGGACGTGCAGCGCTGCGCCCACGCGATCACGCTGAAGCCGTACGGCACCCGCCGCCCGGCCCCGGCTCTTACATCGGCGCAAGCCGGAACCTTTTGCCCCGGCGGGGCATCTCTCCACGCGTAA